The DNA sequence GGTTGGCAGGGTTATGGCAGGAAGGGATTTGGCGCCGGAGGCGGAGCGATGAAATCGATGCGTCCCAAGCAAACCCCCAAGCCTCAGCAGCTCCACTACTGCGATGTCTGCAAGATTAGCTGTGCTGGACCACAGACGTACAGGGAGCATTTGGAGGGGCAGAagcacaagaaaaaagaagcctCTCTGAAGGTGCCGCAGCAGCCACCTGCCCGGGGAGCTGGAAACTCTCTTCGATGTGAACTATGCGACGTCACATGCACAGGGAACGACGCCTACGCAGCTCACATCAGGGGAGCGAAGCATCAAAAAGTTGTCAAACTTCACACCAAATTGGGAAAGCCAATTCCAAGCGCTGATCCCACCGTTCTCAATCCTAAACCAGCTGCTGTTGCCAAGGCAACTGTTACCAAAAAAGCAACGGTCACCGCAACACCtaagattaattttgttgcgtGTAAGTACTCATGTTTCATCTTTTTATTAACAATGTATGTCTTTGTCGTTGTACTAATTTTGGAACGCCTAAATCGTAGTATGATTTCGTACTTACTGGATGGGAATCTCGTGTGACCAACCGGCTGTACCAGACTTCGTTTTGgcattattttgcaaaaaaggACACTTATTCAAGTATTGACAGCACAATTCTACacatgaacaaaaaaaaaaaccttcagTTTGGTTCTCTTTAAGTTTAcatcttgaaaattaatatgtgTAATGGAAAATTCATACATaaacttttgcaaaatttataatcTTTCAAGAACATAATTGTCTTGACATCCtttgataaattatcaaaGTTGCGTTGCAGATTCCGAGAACATGCAACTTCACATAACTCTCAAGTGCCGAAAGCAAAGACAGAAGTGAATTATTTCCatcatggtttttttttttttataaatgaagTGGGTTTAAATATAAACCCTTGAATGAGACAACCTTTTAATAATGTTGAGAAAATTAGCATATTCAGCACCAATCGCATCTATATACTGTAGAATTTGTAGGAAAAACAAAGCTAATTACAAACATCAATCCAAAATAGTTCGCAGACTCCAATTTTATGCAGTTGGTACAAGtagagtcaattttttttatatgcaggtttgatgatgaaattttcacatcaACAACGTCATTCATAAAGTGTACAATTTACAATATCTAATATTGAATCATGGAATATGCTATTTCAATTCTTCTTCCAAATTGGAAGAAACTCTTAGTCCCTAGGTATCAAAACTGGACTCTCAAACattttacaattaatatttaatcCAACAATATGCCTTTCTATGTTTCCCATTTTTAAATTAGCAGacaattcattgaaaaatatatttataattttgtacaCGAAGGTGACAAAAGTTTAGATTTTCTATTAGAATCTTTGTGTTCAAGTTTTATTTCGTTAAAATTAGCAACTGagtaaaacattttattcattttattctggTTTCTATTAAACACTTCGagttcatttgaaaaaataaaattgagcgAAATTTAGTATAACAAACTATAAACAATATACTTTaacgtataaattattataatacagaAACGATACAACCAAATAGTAAAATCGACTTCAAGTGAAGatggaatttattttcttcatttattagTGAATTAGACTGCCCTGTTTGAGAGACATGAGAGAACACGTACTTGTGAAAATTGTACTAGTATGAAACACATGAATGAAGTTTTAATGAATCGATGTTATACTTTATACGATAACACACTCACGCTGGCATGTCGAGCGGAGTGGAAAATAAAGTAAtcattgaattttcggttGTCGAAACAAATGTGGTTGAATTAGTTAATATTCTGGCATTACgtttttgagtaaaattgtCTAGATCTTTTGTTGACATGTGTTTTATCTTACAGCTGGGAATCTTGGAACTGTGGCTCAACCTCCAGTAACTGGGGAAGTCAAAGTAGAAGAGCCAGTTGCAGATGACACTAGTGAAGATGCCACGATTGACGAAAAAGACATTCAACCAGTGGGTCAAGAGTATATAGAAGAAAACAAATCTGAAGACGGAAAGATCATCAGTTTCAACTGTAAATTATGTGAATGTAGATTCAACGATCCAAACGCAAAAGACATGCACATGAAAGGGAGACGGCACAGATTTGCATATAAAAAGAAGGTGAACCCTGATCTCGTTGTTGACATGAAACCAAGTCTAAAGCAGCGGAAAATGTTAGAAGAGAAACTCCGTCGACAGCAGATGCGCGACGAGTACATGCGCCGTAGAGAAGAGATCAATCAGTTGGGTCCTATAGGACCAATGGGACCGATGATGGATGAGGAAATGTTGTACTGGGAAGAAAGACGCCGGTACGAAGACGAGTGCGAATACTATGAATGGTACCGCCGTTATGGACGAGGACCTGGCGCTCCACCGCTTCCTCGGCCATTCCCAGGACCTCCGCCAATGATGATGTTCCCAGGTCCGCAAAGACGCCCAGAATCTTCAGACGACAAACATGTGCTGTCTCATCATTCTACGATATATCCCAAAGAAGAAGAACTACAAGCTGTccaaaaaatcgtttctcacACAGAGAAGGCGCTCAAGTTCGTTTCCGACACACTCGCTGAAAGTGgtaagttcaaaaaaaaaattcagaataggGATTCGTCCATCTGCGCTGAGcaaaatgaagatttttgattatcaaaaaaatgtatttcgcttatttaattttgaaatttagtcTTGAATGCCTTCATCCAAACGAAGAAGCACcgccttttatttttctcaatttttggaTTCACTTATTTGACTGTGGTAGTCTCATTaatctatatctatattatacatctatacgagtcattttttttttagaaaggCTTCAACACTGGTGTTTTCCAATCGTATTGAAAGCAAGAGTTTTCAAATGTAAACTGTAACTTTTGTCTAATACACAAATCACTTGCCTAAACTTCATTACCATGAGATGGCGATGTTAAAGTATCCCATCTTTTAGTTTATAACGGTCAGGGTAACAAAGAGGACCGAAAAATGTATGCATCACTTTGATAATCACAGGCAAAAAACCAGCGCCAGCAGCTGCAGTTCCTGCGCCTGTTGCGACCACGCCTGTTACACCAACAACTCCAGTGACTAAGGATGATGCAGCTGTAAAGAAGGATGGAGAAGCCGACAAAAAACAGCCACAAGCCCCACAGAAAGAAGATGGCAGCGATGgtaaccttttttcttttcaaaaagagaaagaagattCCAGGATTCTACGTGGAGTCATGCGAGTTGGAAATCTTGCCAAAGGTCTTCTGCTATCCGGAGACAATCACGTCTGCCTTGTGGTGTTATGCGCTGAAAAACCTACTAAGTAAGTACATTACTTtgtatagaataaattttaccgCATATGACAATCTTctctgtggttttttttttttttttctgttgatGATTTTAACATCATTTCCCCTTAAAAATTGAACTGACTTACTAACggttttttatcatatttttctaGAAACGATTTCAGTACTTCAAAACATACATTTCGCCATTGCCAACAACCGCATTAGTATTTACTTTTAAGTTTGTGAAACCTAAAACATTCGTGAAATCTTTTACCTCACGGAAATACCCCGAATTGTGAGGGATTCAATTATGTATtttaatagataaaaaaaatccaggatGCTGACCACATTACCAaaataccttataccttatcaGAATATTGCGCCTTAGttcaaattgataataatatgttgaaaaaaaaatttcattcaagtttAGTGGTCATGTCTACCCTTGTTACCATTTTTAACCTATATTGTGATTTGTAGAACACTGTTGAATAAGGTGGCGGAAATTCTACCTACTCAGTTGAAAACTGTGGCTCCTGACGACACCTACAATGTCGGAAAACACCCAGAATCCGCAGCTCTGACAGTTTCTGGTGGATCTGTGACGGTTAGTGTGACACTGACCAGCCCTCTGATGCGAGAAACGCCAAAGGTTGTCGCACCGGCCGGtgagttgaatattttttatcttcgcaACGGCCAAGAAAAGGATAACTGTCACTAACGATTTGATGCGTGGagcactttttattttttcatcaccatTTTTCTAGCTATCAACCGTTTATCGATTTGGTTTGTTCTTTTCATGgcccggaaaaaaaaaatttctgtgaattttttttttttttcttgtaagcAACATAGGAGGACGCCATGACAACAAGGACTTCGTGGTCGCCGGTGCATTTCTGGTCTAATGTTGAAATGTATTCTTTTAGTTTTGATGTAGGGTAAAGAGCTGCGTTTTAGTGTGTCCACGACTACAGCTTCTAATCGCAAAGTAATGCCTTGAGgaatgtttaaaataattcttcaatttagccatggattaaaaattctaatattaattaaatagAGAATTTAAAATCTTCGCAAATTGAGATGACCACTTTCATTCGTTTCGGTTTCACTTTTTTAGAAGCACTAGTCccgttttacatttttttccaactcgaCAAAATCAATTGTATGCTTCAGATAtttgatatgtatatatatatatatatgtgtgcgtgtatatatatatgtattcctTCATCCGTGGACACGCTTTCAGACACGAAAACTACGCTGAGGCAATCTTAAAACTATGGACTTTTTGATCATGCGTGAACCATGTGACTCCTCTCCCTCCATTAGACCAAataccgtaaaaaaataataatacggcGACACTTTCAATACGAGTATTTTGACTTGGGATTCTATAGACGTTCGATGTAGATTCATTgttggtgaaaaaagaaacagagacGAACAAccaatataaaaaatgaataaataaagaccTAAGGGTGATACTCCTGACGTTGATTGCACAAATCTATAGTAATTAAATGCTATCGTCGCTGTCTTTCTCGAATCAATTATTCTGAAGCAACGTGTCACGTATTAATGTACTGTATTTGATTAGACCTGTTTTAATTTGGACTGTTATAAGTCAAAGAGGCTCGAGTCGCTGCACTCGAGTTCGTAATGAAATGGAGGGACAATCCCGATTGCTGGGCATGATCAAACACTCTAAGTGTTGTCTAAGCGTGTTGTGCTTTCTTTGTTGGGATCTCAGAGAATGCTGGACAGCAGCAACAGGGAGCTGCACAACCGCAAGCAACGCCCGCGACGCCGGCCGCGACGAAACCAGACCCACCAGATGTACTTCCCAAGGCTAAGTGTTTGGAGGCTTTAGCTGCACTCAGGCATGCCAAGTGGTTTCAGGTTTGAATCAATCAACTCTcagttcaaagtttcaaactcAGTACGCCACTTCAGCAACACTCGCGgctgttttctgttttttctattattgGTCAACCGCACTCGTGCCAGTGTTCTTTATTCTTCTGGCAAAACAAAAAGAGCAGTCTTAGAACTTCCAGCCTTGttacgattttattttaccatTTCAACACCTTGGAACCAAGTGGCCTGGTTACTGATTCTTTGCTCGCATTTTATGTATACTTATTATTGTGTGGGCTAGCCATTATATaacatacatatctatataatgATCTAAAAGCAGCAATGCGGAATACCTTATTTAGACAGAAGAACGATTTTCTTTGTAGTAATCAGTCGttatgaaaagtttgaaattattgcATCTTCGTACAATTCAgtgaaatacagaaaatcaCTAATGTACTAGAAACGTTGCATCACCtccatagtttttttttttgtttgaataattCGTCGTaagacatttgaaaaataagctAAAATTTAGATTATGATAGCCAAATgttcattttgatttttttggaatttcagaaattgaaaaaaacttagctGAGTTCTTGTTGAACCCGGGTGATTATAACAAAGATAGATAAAGATAAATTGTATGACTAACCTGACGAACCGGTATTCTCGCGAAAtttggttttcaaattttagacACAGTTTTgtgattttcacttttattttattgctcATCTCTCGATTTCCCAATACTTAACTACTGGTGTTCAATTTGGATAtacagatgaaaaacaaaatcatttgggtgaaacttgtttcaatttgAATTGTACAATTAATGTTGACCGATTTTTAACGACTTATGGTAGCAATGAAAATATGGTAATTACATTCAAGTATTGCTGTCTGTTTAGTTTGTTTCATCATGTAACTCACAAATTTTGTATTGTTTATCGAAAATCTTGTTATTGGGCAAAGCACACGAATAGTCTACATTAAAAATGCGAACAGATAGTCTGTGTTAGGCGAGAAGCCAGCGCAGTATGTAAATGTCACTCTGACAATTGTGTGTCATAAGGGATATTTATGTCTGCTACGCCTCTGGTCGGAAACATCCAGAATAATAGGAAACTGCTCGTAAAGTGATTAGAGATTTTTAATTGTGTAATATCGAGataaacgaattttatttcttttatttatacattgaaGGAATGCTTTTCGAATAAGCTTATTCATTATTCTGGATAAATGATAATAACCAAATAATTGTAGCCTAGACTGAGTCTGTTATAGGTCTGTCTTAGATAATGACCACGACATTTCCTTGTCTATTTGTAATAAAACCATTGATCATTTAGGTAAATGATGCCTAAAACTGAACTGTCCAGCTTGTAGCTAATTGTATAGCCGCATTTCAAGATAAACAATATTAAGACAGACAAGCACACACAGTTACGTCATAACTATACCGGGTGTTTCTAGATTAGAAATTGCAGCTTGCTGTAAGTAATGTTAAgataggaataatattttgtaaaataatgaaCACTTCAAACTGTACTGGTTCTTCTACCACCTACAAAAGTTGTGTAGTACATGCCAGTTTAATAGGTCCCTAGAGTTTGTCTAATTTTAAGACACAATAAACACCCGGTAATTTTGATATGGGCTAAACGTTAGAATATGTAGGACACGAGGCTGGGAGGATAGCTAAAGCCCACACAAAGCAAAACAAAAGTTAAGCTAGGATTACGCCTCTTCGAATGGATCGATGTTATCTACCTTGATACAAcagattatttgattttgaattaatGTCATTTTTAACAGGCTAGAGCAACTTCCCTTCAGAGCTGTGTCATGGTTATTCGCATAATGCGGGATCTTTGCAACAGAGTACCCACCTGGGGACCTCTCAATGCATGGGTTCGTATAATTTACATCAcactaattaattataaagtgttttttttttttaactattacCAATGATTTGATCTAGATGTTGATAATTTGTATTACTTACGACGCCTCGTCGaatattcttcaaattattgtaaatattcatttatcaagTTAAGTTAATGAAGATGTTGAGACAAATGTAAGGTCGTAATCTTGAGACCTAAACTGTATATTACAGAAAAAAGAGTGCAAAATTAATTACGGCGAAGCAACAAGTCAGGAATGAAGCATCATTTCAGGCAGCGAAACAGTGAAAACtcagagaatttttaaacccaaattTAGTGGCCACCCTGAATTTGATCCGTTGGCTCATACAAATTTCATACACCTAATCGAAGAGTCTCATTCTACAAGTCATGCCGGTTATATAAATTACTATCTGTAAATTACTATTGCAGACTGGATATATTTCCTACAAGATGTAAATAGTTATTTGAATATTCGAGATATTTTAACATGGAACaaaagtttgtaaaattaacgtaaaacttttttcttgctttttttaaatgtaattttaaatgcataaataaaattctccaTTCTCCAAAAAATATACTGATCAGAAAGAAAAAGCGCTCTTTCCGTTGTTTATAATCTCACCTGGTTTATACTAATGTCAAAATCTTTCAGattatcaaataattatttaaatttgagtttttttgttccttgAATTTTACGTCAACCGTTGCGATCTCCGAAAAACTTGGTCTTGCAACATAACTGCTCCACATACCTATATTTTACTCGTGTCAAGTCTGTAACCAAGGAATTTCTCACTGGTGATAGCAAATAAGAGTAATTCCAAAATTGTCTTTGTCTTCTATCATTATTGGCAAATACTGGGACATACCAGGCTTGAGGAAGACTACCAATGCCGGAAATGCCACTTTCTTATCCATTCGTCATGGTTGAATCTTGTTTTCTTcagtgaatttcatttcattacaaaTTATCTGCATCGTATGTTTTCTCTAAAACCtcattttctattattttatatatttttgttattgtaaTTAAACTTGCTTGAATTTATGAGACTTTGAATCCATAATGTcacttctctttttctttcttctcttttttttttttttaaatatttattttcaaaatgtgttaGTGACATTTAAAAGTGTTTCACCTTTATTGCAGGCATTGGAGTTGCTGGCTGAAAAAGTGATCAGCACTGCTGGAGGACCTCTGAGCCCAGGAGAAGCACTGAGACGCCTTTTGGAATGTGTAGCTGGTGGTATACTACTTCCAGGAAGTCCAGGTATTggcataaaaaataagaaactataataataataataatttccatTTCGGTGATTGAAATTGAGATATGATGAGCCGATGACGAGACTGATCTTGTTATACACTCACTTAATGATCTTGAATACAAGTATTTTGTGTTCATTGTATTATTAGTGACGTCTTTAACCTTGATAAGATGATTTGGCATACTGATCTCTTCATAAGTAACCGAGAAGAAGAACCGTATTGTTCATATTTATTAATGATCATAATATTGTTGTTTAGAATTTGTTCTCATCAGATAATAGAAATtcttaataaattttctaacgcttgttcatttttattgttgaACCAGTCATTATCAATTTACATTTGttcgatcaaattttgaaGCAAACTGAGGAtctttttcgtaaaattgaaCTCAGTCCGCGAAACTTGAACTGCGAAATAAAACGTACATAACACCTAATTTCCAGAGTAGAACAAAATGAATATTGCAAGCAGAATTAGAAATTATGGAGATTTAAATACTTGATTCGCCTTATTTATGTTGGTATTGTAATCAAATCTATGATATCGTAAATATGCTGTgtgttttcattctttctaatcattttttatgcaaTCAATTCTACGATGCAAATATCTATAGAATTGCAACAATTAATTTGAAGTTATTTCACCAGGTCTGCTTGATCCATGTGAAAAGGAGCCGGTCGACGCTATAGGAAACATGACAGCCCAACAAAGAGAGGACATAACTTCATCGGCGCAGCACGCACTACGATTGGTCGCATTTCGTCAAATTCACAAAGTCCTTGGAATTGAGCAGCTACCACCTCCAAAATACAAGGGTCGTTTTGCGCGTAAGCGCAGACGTGACAATAGCAATTGTGAAGGAACCGACAGTGAAGCCTCGAAAAAGGACAAGAAagctgaagaaattaaaatggaAACAGACGCAAAATAAGTAACACCAAACATTCAATTCACTTTATAAATTACTATAACTACAAAGTTGTAATGAGATGAAAATTacgtctttttttcttgtactcGTTTTCTAGTAATATCAATTGCTTGTTTAAGTATATGGTTTAGACATAGAAGTGACTTTAAACAGTTTGAGATCATTGTGTACAGTTCGATAGTTCTTGTATGTCGTTAACTGAAACTCTATAATAAGCTAATTTCAGTCAATACtaaggaaaatggaaaattatagaattttGCTGCGAGAAAAAATCTCATGATTCCAAGTCGCATAACTATAATTTAAGTCACAACTGAAAGTAAAATGTATTCATTGACTGAACGATTTCAGCTGTTTTATTTATGACTTGGACTCTGATTCGTCGCGACGGACTTTGTTACCGCACTTGGAGCGCGGTTTTGCGGTGACAGACGTTGTGTCGTGAAAATTCTTGCAACAAGCAATTGATATTTAGCTAGATCTCAAGACTTTcgtaataaatgatgaaataatGTATTGGTCAGTTCTGAACacttacttacaattagctgtATTCGAAGTCACAATGTAAGAGCGTTTCGATTTAAGTATGAGTACGGTGGTCATCGGTTGCCACGAACGTTGTTATAACGAAGATTTATAGATCCTCTAAAATTAAGCTTAACTGTAGTTTGTAACCAGTCTCCTGTGAATGTTGTGTGTAATCGTAAAACATGCATAAATTACTTGTAATACTAACATGCCGATGGTTATATATGATTTGATGGACACACGTAGTTCCTGGCATAAAAATGAACAACTTTGACGTACGTAATGCGTTTTTATTTATGCAAGTTAGTTCCGCAAGTAAAATTTGATTAAGATAAGTTTAACGTAGTGTTTGTGTCCACGAAGGCAGCTTGCGGTATGCCGAAGAACTATCACTTACGTCTAAGTTATTAACTTGTATCTGACACGTGTAAGACCCTGCCATTGTATTTTCAATCacgattgaataaaatgaaaatgtatgcgTAGGCTGCCAGTTATATTCACAGAAATTCTCATTCGAAGTTAATTCCATACAACATTCAAATCTTATTTAGAGATTTATAAAAGTAAAACTTTATCGTAATcaatttatgaactgatcatGATCTTTACCATTTCAATACTCACTGTAGGTCATGCtgcaaaaataagaaatatttgtttttcaataccatcatttataattaaccg is a window from the Diprion similis isolate iyDipSimi1 chromosome 6, iyDipSimi1.1, whole genome shotgun sequence genome containing:
- the LOC124406948 gene encoding zinc finger RNA-binding protein isoform X5 codes for the protein MAQNNYFGFTHGGTQYGATSAAAYQTGQAGYAVTPAATAATYTQRPAAAAATGYETYQAAAAAAATGTTYAVANAGTVAQTYDYGYGRAAPAATYDATKTYYQQPAAAPATYTTTETHYQAAKPAYSTTSAYTGTARQATTTGQAKTYQASSTAYQQPNPTQNATYSTGYTAPATPAATASTATNTGNLGTVAQPPVTGEVKVEEPVADDTSEDATIDEKDIQPVGQEYIEENKSEDGKIISFNCKLCECRFNDPNAKDMHMKGRRHRFAYKKKVNPDLVVDMKPSLKQRKMLEEKLRRQQMRDEYMRRREEINQLGPIGPMGPMMDEEMLYWEERRRYEDECEYYEWYRRYGRGPGAPPLPRPFPGPPPMMMFPGPQRRPESSDDKHVLSHHSTIYPKEEELQAVQKIVSHTEKALKFVSDTLAESGKKPAPAAAVPAPVATTPVTPTTPVTKDDAAVKKDGEADKKQPQAPQKEDGSDGNLFSFQKEKEDSRILRGVMRVGNLAKGLLLSGDNHVCLVVLCAEKPTKTLLNKVAEILPTQLKTVAPDDTYNVGKHPESAALTVSGGSVTVSVTLTSPLMRETPKVVAPAENAGQQQQGAAQPQATPATPAATKPDPPDVLPKAKCLEALAALRHAKWFQARATSLQSCVMVIRIMRDLCNRVPTWGPLNAWALELLAEKVISTAGGPLSPGEALRRLLECVAGGILLPGSPVISPGLLDPCEKEPVDAIGNMTAQQREDITSSAQHALRLVAFRQIHKVLGIEQLPPPKYKGRFARKRRRDNSNCEGTDSEASKKDKKAEEIKMETDAK